A window of Calditrichota bacterium contains these coding sequences:
- a CDS encoding elongation factor Tu — EIAMEEGLRFAIREGGRTVGAGVVSKIIE; from the coding sequence CGAGATCGCCATGGAAGAAGGGCTTCGGTTTGCCATTCGGGAAGGCGGTCGGACCGTGGGTGCTGGTGTTGTTTCTAAAATAATCGAATAA